The Herpetosiphonaceae bacterium genome window below encodes:
- a CDS encoding FAD-binding oxidoreductase, with protein sequence MTVGLWQTTISAPDTPPHVDTVIIGAGLIGSYLALKLRDEQRSTLVLDARHIAGGASGRNGGLLLTGVAHSYAHACALYGRDTTRELWSLTVRNREAMIGWATTLGTPVRRCGSYILACDQRQAEELRESVGLMREDGFNATWHADDPLRRGFIAGVHIPDDGAIQPASLTTGLLKASGAQVREAAEVYAIESQADGVLVRSRGGDVVAQRVVLATNAWTPLLVAEFADAIVPGRGQVIATAPAPQVLQQACYCDDGFEYFQQLPDGRFVLGGYRNLAFDAERTYADHTTPGIQSALEAFLARHFPELADVPIERRWAGTMAFTPDGLPLVGRLRRDERIAFAVGFNGHGLGLGIMVAEHLLRELQGGDAGMFAARRIMPGVV encoded by the coding sequence ATGACGGTTGGGCTTTGGCAAACCACGATCAGCGCGCCCGATACGCCGCCACATGTCGATACGGTGATTATCGGGGCCGGGCTGATCGGATCATATCTGGCGCTCAAGCTGCGCGACGAGCAGCGCAGCACGCTGGTGTTAGACGCGCGGCATATCGCCGGGGGCGCGTCCGGGCGCAACGGCGGCCTGCTGCTGACCGGCGTGGCGCACTCCTACGCCCACGCCTGCGCGCTGTACGGGCGCGACACCACGCGCGAGCTGTGGTCGCTGACGGTGCGCAACCGTGAGGCGATGATCGGCTGGGCGACCACGCTGGGCACGCCCGTGCGGCGCTGCGGCAGCTATATTCTGGCCTGCGATCAGCGTCAGGCCGAGGAGCTGCGCGAGTCGGTCGGGCTGATGCGCGAGGACGGCTTCAACGCCACGTGGCACGCCGACGATCCGCTGCGACGCGGCTTTATCGCCGGGGTGCATATCCCCGACGACGGCGCGATCCAGCCTGCCAGCCTGACGACCGGGCTGCTCAAGGCCAGCGGGGCGCAGGTGCGCGAGGCCGCCGAGGTCTACGCGATCGAGTCGCAGGCCGACGGCGTGCTGGTCCGATCGCGCGGCGGCGATGTGGTCGCGCAGCGCGTGGTGCTGGCGACCAACGCCTGGACGCCGCTGCTGGTCGCGGAGTTCGCGGACGCGATCGTGCCGGGACGCGGCCAGGTGATCGCAACCGCGCCCGCGCCGCAGGTGTTGCAGCAAGCCTGCTACTGCGACGACGGCTTCGAGTACTTCCAGCAATTGCCGGACGGACGCTTTGTGCTGGGCGGCTACCGCAACCTGGCCTTCGACGCAGAGCGGACCTACGCCGATCACACGACGCCCGGTATTCAGAGCGCGCTTGAGGCGTTTCTCGCGCGGCACTTTCCGGAGCTGGCCGATGTGCCGATCGAGCGGCGCTGGGCCGGGACGATGGCCTTCACGCCCGACGGCCTGCCGCTGGTGGGACGCCTGCGCCGCGACGAGCGGATCGCCTTTGCGGTGGGCTTCAACGGCCACGGCCTGGGCCTGGGAATCATGGTCGCGGAGCACCTGCTGCGTGAGCTTCAGGGCGGCGATGCCGGGATGTTCGCCGCGCGGCGGATCATGCCCGGAGTGGTCTAG
- a CDS encoding s-methyl-5-thioribose-1-phosphate isomerase, whose protein sequence is MPLPLLTRRGDTLYYDTDRGAVMVLDRRRYPQSTEFVACTTVEEVAHAIEAMIVQGGPPLAYVGGYGLAVAAHVHRHWPVEALRGALISAGERLRQTRPTADDLHQVIDQTLVAAERAIFAGDDVEASIAAFVRQVVDHGDRVSERCGRNAAALLDDGDTILTHCFAGAALNWMLYVAFVEQGKTIKLVCNETRPYLQGARLAAASGVEIGVPTTVITDNMAGFCFTRGMFTKYITAADRIALDGSAANKVGTYQYAVLAQRHHVPFYVLGYDGPDPATATGADIPIEERNPDEVLSFNGVRVAAPGAQGYYPAFDVTPPDLIAAIVTDRGVFRAAEIRQYHATAAPDVEDAE, encoded by the coding sequence ATGCCATTACCACTGCTCACCCGACGTGGTGACACCTTATATTATGACACCGATCGTGGCGCGGTGATGGTTCTCGACCGCCGCCGCTATCCGCAGAGCACCGAGTTCGTCGCGTGTACGACGGTCGAGGAGGTGGCCCACGCGATCGAGGCGATGATCGTGCAGGGCGGCCCGCCGCTGGCGTACGTCGGCGGCTACGGGCTGGCGGTCGCGGCGCATGTCCATCGGCACTGGCCCGTCGAGGCGCTGCGCGGCGCGCTGATCAGCGCGGGCGAGCGGCTGCGGCAGACGCGGCCCACCGCCGACGATCTGCATCAGGTGATCGATCAGACGCTTGTCGCCGCCGAGCGCGCGATCTTCGCGGGCGACGACGTAGAGGCGTCGATCGCCGCGTTCGTCAGGCAGGTTGTCGATCACGGCGACCGCGTGAGCGAGCGGTGCGGACGAAACGCAGCAGCGCTGCTGGACGACGGCGATACGATCCTGACGCACTGCTTCGCGGGCGCGGCGCTCAACTGGATGCTCTACGTCGCGTTTGTCGAGCAGGGCAAGACGATCAAGCTGGTTTGCAACGAGACGCGGCCCTACTTGCAGGGCGCGCGGCTGGCGGCGGCCTCCGGCGTCGAGATCGGCGTGCCGACGACGGTAATCACCGACAACATGGCCGGATTCTGCTTTACGCGCGGCATGTTCACCAAATATATCACCGCCGCCGATCGGATCGCGCTCGACGGCTCAGCCGCGAACAAGGTCGGCACCTACCAGTACGCCGTGCTGGCGCAGCGTCACCATGTGCCGTTCTACGTGCTGGGCTACGACGGCCCCGATCCGGCCACGGCGACCGGCGCGGATATTCCGATCGAGGAGCGCAATCCCGACGAGGTGCTGTCGTTCAACGGCGTGCGCGTCGCCGCGCCCGGCGCGCAGGGCTACTATCCGGCCTTCGATGTGACGCCGCCCGATCTGATCGCGGCGATCGTCACCGACCGTGGGGTGTTTCGCGCCGCCGAGATTCGGCAGTACCATGCCACGGCAGCGCCCGACGTCGAGGATGCCGAATGA
- a CDS encoding NUDIX hydrolase, giving the protein MLDPTIEREIAELGQRYGSPLRRPITLDDRLFDPLGKSDRYGEVCMVLRRRSGLLLTARKTYYPPDAYRLLTGGIHHGEPILEALLRETEEETGLHVEVRRFLAAITYYVPPHPEAQSGPISFHTFAFLLDEVGGTLGCVDPDERVADFREVAVAELPRLAQRLEQLRPQFDPEINGRWSDWGRFRAAIHHAVHEALTQSS; this is encoded by the coding sequence ATGCTCGACCCGACGATCGAACGCGAGATCGCGGAGCTAGGCCAGCGCTACGGATCGCCGCTCCGCCGACCGATAACGCTCGACGACCGGCTGTTCGATCCGCTTGGCAAGTCGGACCGCTACGGCGAGGTCTGTATGGTGCTGCGTCGGCGCAGCGGCCTGCTGCTGACCGCGCGCAAGACCTATTATCCGCCCGACGCTTACCGGTTGCTGACCGGCGGCATTCACCACGGAGAGCCGATCCTTGAGGCGCTGCTGCGCGAAACCGAGGAAGAAACCGGGCTGCACGTCGAGGTGCGGCGCTTCCTGGCGGCGATCACCTACTACGTGCCGCCGCACCCGGAGGCGCAATCCGGGCCGATCAGCTTTCATACCTTCGCGTTTCTGCTGGACGAGGTTGGCGGCACGCTGGGCTGCGTCGATCCCGACGAGCGCGTTGCCGACTTTCGCGAGGTGGCGGTCGCCGAGCTGCCGCGGCTGGCGCAGCGCCTGGAGCAGCTCAGGCCGCAGTTCGACCCTGAGATCAACGGGCGCTGGAGCGACTGGGGCCGTTTCCGCGCCGCGATTCACCACGCCGTCCACGAGGCGCTCACACAGTCGTCCTGA
- a CDS encoding helical backbone metal receptor — MPTVVDALNRVLDVPRTPQRIVSLVPSLTEWLFALGLDERVVGVTDFCTRPTAAVAAKPRLRGTKNPDRARIIALEPDLVIANKEENRERDVEALAAAGLAVFVTDPCTVAQAIETLAGLAQVVDAADAAQPLLAEMRAVYAETMAVADPGRRVLAPIWRDPWMAIGSQTYADDLLRVCGGQNVAASLPGRYPRFALEQIPALRPDLIVLPSEPYAFSSVDLSALEPFFGGAVHFVDGELLTWYGPRIPLALRTFRALLEGGSDHDS, encoded by the coding sequence ATGCCGACTGTTGTCGACGCCCTGAATCGTGTGCTGGACGTGCCGCGCACGCCGCAGCGGATCGTCTCGCTGGTGCCCTCGCTGACCGAGTGGCTTTTCGCGCTGGGCCTGGATGAGCGCGTCGTCGGTGTGACAGACTTTTGCACGCGGCCCACGGCAGCCGTCGCCGCCAAGCCCAGGCTGCGTGGCACGAAAAACCCCGATCGTGCTCGCATCATTGCGCTTGAGCCGGATCTGGTGATCGCCAACAAGGAAGAAAACCGGGAGCGCGATGTCGAGGCGCTGGCGGCGGCTGGTCTGGCGGTGTTTGTCACCGATCCCTGCACCGTGGCACAGGCGATCGAGACGCTGGCAGGGCTGGCGCAGGTGGTGGATGCTGCCGACGCCGCTCAGCCGCTTCTTGCCGAGATGCGCGCGGTCTATGCCGAGACGATGGCTGTTGCCGATCCTGGGCGGCGCGTGCTGGCTCCGATCTGGCGCGATCCCTGGATGGCGATCGGCTCCCAGACCTACGCCGACGATCTGCTGCGCGTCTGCGGCGGGCAGAACGTGGCCGCTTCGCTACCGGGACGCTATCCCCGCTTCGCGCTGGAGCAGATCCCCGCGCTGCGGCCCGACCTGATCGTGCTGCCCTCCGAGCCGTACGCCTTCTCCTCAGTCGATCTGTCGGCGCTTGAGCCGTTTTTCGGCGGCGCGGTGCATTTCGTGGACGGCGAGCTGCTGACGTGGTACGGGCCGCGTATCCCGCTGGCGCTGCGCACGTTTCGCGCGCTGCTAGAGGGCGGTTCGGATCACGACTCTTGA
- a CDS encoding STAS domain-containing protein — MEISHRRLNRVDVLAISGRLTAAEAPQVQERINQLFNEGRYRILLDFAGLEYVSSPGLRVLIEARKRAREWKLTDFDRGDVRIVNLPPRIREVFDLTGFTSLFHIYDDLVEAVGSF; from the coding sequence ATGGAGATTTCGCATCGCCGACTCAATCGAGTAGACGTGCTGGCTATTTCAGGCCGGCTGACCGCCGCAGAAGCGCCGCAGGTTCAGGAACGCATCAATCAGCTCTTCAACGAAGGCCGCTACCGTATTTTGCTCGACTTCGCCGGCCTTGAATATGTGAGCAGCCCTGGCCTGCGGGTCTTGATCGAAGCTCGGAAGCGCGCCCGTGAGTGGAAGCTGACGGACTTCGATCGTGGCGATGTGCGAATTGTCAACCTGCCGCCTCGCATTCGGGAAGTGTTCGACTTGACCGGCTTCACCTCATTGTTCCACATCTACGATGATCTTGTCGAGGCTGTCGGCAGCTTTTAG
- a CDS encoding MTAP family purine nucleoside phosphorylase, with protein sequence MILMLGGTGAYFLDLDAALGPCARREIDTPYGAAGAVLLPERYERRIGFASRHGWGRLEVTPPFVNSRANLWAAHELGTTHIVSWNGVGAIDPLLQVHDLLVLDAVLDFTKTRQRAFTDEPPAAQRQRVFSPASEAPFDEATRQVVYEVAAAQQDRVFPVGVYACSEGPRLETAAEIAALGRFGAEVVGMTLVPEVFLARELGIRFASLAYVTNYATGVEPVAGAPRFFGVEVAQRCLRIALAAAEHLAAEVT encoded by the coding sequence ATGATTCTGATGCTTGGCGGCACGGGCGCGTATTTTCTGGATCTGGATGCAGCGCTGGGGCCGTGCGCACGCCGCGAGATCGACACGCCCTACGGCGCGGCGGGCGCGGTGCTGCTGCCGGAGCGCTACGAGCGACGGATCGGTTTTGCATCGCGGCACGGCTGGGGACGCCTGGAAGTCACGCCGCCGTTCGTCAACAGCCGCGCCAACCTGTGGGCCGCGCACGAGCTGGGCACGACGCATATCGTGAGCTGGAACGGCGTCGGGGCGATCGATCCGCTGCTGCAAGTCCACGATCTGCTGGTGCTCGACGCCGTGCTTGACTTTACTAAAACCCGCCAGCGCGCATTCACCGATGAGCCGCCAGCAGCCCAGCGCCAGCGGGTGTTCAGCCCGGCCTCGGAAGCGCCCTTCGACGAGGCGACGCGGCAGGTCGTGTACGAGGTCGCGGCGGCGCAGCAGGATCGTGTCTTTCCGGTGGGCGTGTATGCCTGCTCGGAAGGGCCACGGCTGGAAACCGCCGCCGAGATCGCCGCGCTGGGCAGGTTTGGCGCGGAGGTGGTCGGCATGACGCTGGTGCCTGAGGTCTTCCTGGCGCGCGAGCTTGGCATTCGCTTCGCGTCGCTGGCGTACGTCACCAACTACGCCACGGGCGTCGAGCCGGTCGCAGGAGCGCCGCGCTTCTTCGGCGTCGAGGTCGCGCAGCGCTGCCTGCGGATCGCGCTGGCGGCGGCGGAGCATCTGGCAGCGGAGGTGA
- the trxB gene encoding thioredoxin-disulfide reductase has protein sequence MHYKVFIIGSGPAGLTAALYAARANLNPVVARGLQPGGLIATTDEVENYPGFPDAINGFDLAQKMEQQAARFGTAFIDGIVEQVELRERPLRITMDSGETHTADTLIISTGASPRKLGVPGENELANRGVSYCAVCDGFFFREKKLVVVGGGNSAVEEGLFLTRFASEVKVIHRRDELRADPIIQQRAFNNPKMTFVWDTVVTEVVGNGKVTGVRAKNIKTGVEELIEVDGVFPYIGHIPNTGLFKGQIDMDENGYILTDGRTRTNIPGVFAAGDVVDHIYRQAITAAGEGCMAAMEASWYLDNLDHKGESLGQW, from the coding sequence ATGCATTATAAAGTGTTCATCATCGGCTCCGGCCCGGCTGGGCTGACGGCGGCGCTGTACGCCGCGCGAGCCAACTTAAATCCCGTCGTCGCACGGGGGCTGCAACCGGGCGGCCTGATCGCGACCACCGACGAGGTCGAGAACTATCCGGGCTTTCCCGATGCGATCAACGGCTTTGATCTGGCGCAGAAGATGGAGCAGCAGGCGGCGCGCTTCGGCACGGCCTTTATCGACGGCATTGTCGAGCAGGTCGAGCTGCGCGAGCGCCCCCTGCGCATCACGATGGACTCCGGCGAGACGCATACCGCCGATACGCTGATCATCTCGACGGGCGCATCGCCGCGCAAGCTGGGCGTTCCAGGCGAGAACGAGCTAGCCAATCGCGGCGTCTCGTACTGCGCGGTCTGCGACGGCTTCTTCTTCCGCGAGAAGAAGCTGGTCGTCGTCGGCGGCGGCAACAGCGCCGTCGAAGAGGGGCTGTTCCTGACGCGCTTCGCCAGCGAGGTCAAAGTGATCCATCGCCGCGACGAGCTGCGCGCCGATCCGATCATTCAGCAGCGCGCGTTCAATAATCCCAAGATGACCTTCGTCTGGGATACGGTCGTCACCGAGGTGGTCGGCAACGGCAAGGTGACGGGCGTGCGCGCCAAGAATATCAAGACCGGCGTCGAGGAGTTGATCGAGGTGGACGGCGTGTTCCCCTACATCGGCCACATCCCGAACACCGGCCTCTTCAAAGGCCAGATCGATATGGACGAGAACGGCTACATCCTCACCGATGGTCGCACCCGCACCAACATTCCGGGCGTGTTCGCGGCAGGCGACGTGGTCGATCATATCTATCGTCAGGCGATCACGGCGGCGGGCGAGGGCTGTATGGCGGCGATGGAAGCCTCGTGGTATCTGGATAATCTGGACCATAAGGGGGAGAGCCTGGGCCAGTGGTAG
- a CDS encoding acyl-CoA dehydrogenase family protein, which yields MIDPLMLTRTSDRLAAWLRQADDLAVRFAERAPQHDREASFPFENFADLRAAQFHLLTVPQEYGGWGATLPEAIQVVERLARGDGATALVFDMHVQVLGSLSESRPWAEPTFAALCAQVVQARALINSCATEPELGSPSRGGLPATRARWTGDGWEISGRKSFSSGSVVLTHVLVPAVLDDAPEGTIGVFLLPTDRPGMRIDETWDVMGMRTTASHDLVLEGVPASPADLVLRRAPGVPDPGRTSGGAWFGMTIAGVYLGVAEAARDAAIQFAHERRPTALKGQSIATLEPIQRMVGALEAELLTARSLLYAIADAWAHCPEQRAALMPQIGLCKVIATTHAVKATDLALRVVGGQSMSRALPLERLFRDVRAGLFHPPTEELALTSIGRSVLGV from the coding sequence ATGATCGATCCTTTGATGCTGACACGGACGAGCGACCGGCTGGCGGCGTGGCTGCGGCAGGCCGATGATCTGGCTGTTCGCTTTGCCGAGCGCGCGCCGCAGCACGACCGCGAGGCCAGTTTTCCCTTCGAGAATTTTGCCGATCTGCGAGCGGCGCAGTTTCATCTGCTGACGGTGCCCCAGGAGTACGGCGGCTGGGGCGCGACGCTGCCCGAAGCGATCCAGGTGGTCGAGCGGCTGGCTCGCGGCGACGGCGCGACCGCGCTGGTCTTCGATATGCATGTGCAGGTGCTCGGCTCGCTGAGCGAGAGCCGTCCCTGGGCCGAGCCGACGTTTGCCGCGCTCTGCGCTCAGGTCGTTCAGGCGCGGGCGCTGATCAACTCGTGCGCCACCGAGCCGGAGCTAGGCAGCCCGTCACGCGGCGGCCTGCCAGCGACTCGTGCGCGCTGGACCGGCGACGGCTGGGAGATCAGCGGGCGTAAATCGTTTTCCAGCGGCTCGGTCGTGCTGACACATGTGCTGGTTCCGGCAGTGCTCGACGACGCGCCGGAGGGCACGATCGGCGTGTTTCTGCTGCCGACGGATCGGCCCGGCATGCGCATCGACGAGACGTGGGACGTGATGGGCATGCGCACCACGGCCTCGCACGATCTGGTGCTGGAGGGCGTCCCCGCCTCGCCCGCCGATCTGGTGCTGCGCCGCGCTCCGGGTGTGCCAGATCCCGGTCGGACCAGCGGCGGCGCGTGGTTCGGCATGACGATCGCCGGGGTGTACCTGGGCGTGGCCGAAGCCGCCCGCGACGCGGCGATCCAGTTTGCCCACGAGCGCAGGCCGACCGCGCTCAAGGGCCAGTCGATCGCCACGCTTGAGCCGATCCAGCGGATGGTCGGCGCGCTTGAGGCCGAGCTGCTGACCGCCCGGTCGCTGCTCTACGCGATCGCCGATGCCTGGGCGCACTGCCCTGAGCAGCGCGCCGCGCTGATGCCGCAGATCGGTCTGTGCAAGGTCATCGCCACAACGCACGCCGTCAAGGCCACCGACCTGGCGCTGCGGGTGGTCGGCGGACAGTCGATGTCGCGGGCGCTGCCGCTGGAGCGCCTGTTCCGCGATGTGCGCGCGGGCCTCTTCCACCCGCCGACCGAGGAGCTGGCGTTGACGAGCATCGGCAGGAGCGTGCTGGGCGTGTAG